The following are encoded in a window of Clostridia bacterium genomic DNA:
- a CDS encoding aminoacyl-histidine dipeptidase: MTSALMNLEPKALWKHFAALSAIPRASTKEAAAREYVLAQAASLGLDAIQDKVGNIVVRKPATPGREAAPMSVLQGHLDMVCEKNEGTAHNFDKDPIKIVRDGDWLRADGTTLGADNGIGVAATLAIMESKDIAHGPLELVFTIDEETGLTGAAEFPAGLLKSKYFLNLDGEEQGTLCIGCSGGLNTTARRKVTRRPASAGAAWRIKVSGLKGGHSGVDIHQGRGNALRIIGGLLQRLLNGLPLEIADIKGGSARNVIPREASAVVVLDGAREGELKSLVASYENETKTDLGGFDPEVKITIEKTERPEQVLDPVDAKQVVDVMASLHHGVLAMSPDIEGLVQTSTNLATVSFKDGSVEIGTSQRSAIESSKQAAGSMVETVCRLGGFEVEHSGGYSGWKPEPTSEIVRKLQAVYEEIFGEPAKLVAMHAGLECGVIGEKHAGMQMVSFGPEIKDPHSPNERVQISSVEPFWKYLTAVLERL; the protein is encoded by the coding sequence ATGACATCTGCACTCATGAATCTTGAACCGAAAGCATTATGGAAGCACTTCGCCGCGCTGTCGGCGATACCTCGCGCGTCAACGAAAGAGGCTGCGGCCCGCGAGTACGTTCTCGCTCAGGCAGCGAGTCTTGGCCTCGACGCTATTCAGGATAAGGTCGGCAATATCGTTGTCCGCAAGCCTGCCACGCCCGGACGCGAGGCAGCACCGATGTCCGTGTTGCAGGGACATCTGGATATGGTCTGCGAAAAGAACGAAGGCACCGCCCATAATTTTGATAAGGATCCAATCAAAATTGTGCGCGATGGCGACTGGTTGAGGGCGGACGGAACGACGCTGGGCGCGGACAACGGAATCGGGGTGGCGGCAACACTGGCGATCATGGAGAGCAAGGACATCGCGCATGGTCCGCTGGAACTCGTATTCACCATCGATGAAGAAACTGGCCTAACCGGTGCCGCGGAATTTCCCGCCGGGCTGCTGAAGTCCAAGTATTTCCTGAACCTCGACGGCGAGGAGCAGGGAACGCTCTGCATTGGCTGCTCTGGCGGTCTCAACACGACGGCTCGCCGCAAGGTAACTCGCCGGCCCGCAAGCGCAGGCGCAGCGTGGCGCATCAAGGTATCCGGCTTGAAGGGTGGTCACTCGGGCGTCGATATTCATCAAGGGCGTGGCAACGCTCTGCGGATTATTGGCGGCTTACTCCAGCGCCTGCTCAATGGTCTGCCGCTGGAGATTGCGGACATCAAGGGCGGAAGCGCCCGGAACGTAATCCCTCGCGAGGCGTCCGCCGTGGTGGTGTTGGACGGTGCGCGTGAAGGAGAGCTGAAGTCGCTCGTCGCCAGCTATGAGAATGAAACGAAAACCGACCTGGGCGGATTCGATCCCGAGGTGAAAATCACGATTGAGAAAACGGAGCGCCCGGAACAGGTGCTCGATCCCGTGGATGCGAAGCAGGTTGTCGATGTTATGGCGAGTCTGCATCATGGCGTCCTGGCCATGAGCCCGGATATCGAAGGACTTGTGCAAACCTCAACGAATCTCGCGACCGTGTCGTTCAAGGACGGCAGCGTCGAGATAGGCACTAGCCAGCGCAGCGCGATCGAAAGCAGCAAGCAGGCCGCCGGCAGCATGGTTGAGACGGTGTGTCGCCTCGGTGGTTTCGAGGTGGAACACTCGGGTGGCTATTCCGGCTGGAAGCCCGAGCCCACCAGCGAAATCGTACGCAAGCTTCAGGCTGTGTACGAAGAGATCTTCGGCGAACCGGCAAAGCTTGTGGCTATGCACGCGGGTCTGGAGTGCGGCGTCATCGGCGAAAAGCACGCGGGTATGCAGATGGTGTCATTTGGCCCGGAGATTAAAGATCCGCATAGCCCGAACGAACGCGTGCAAATCTCGTCGGTCGAACCTTTCTGGAAGTATCTAACCGCAGTGCTGGAACGGCTGTAA